One window of Methanobacterium alkalithermotolerans genomic DNA carries:
- a CDS encoding IS5 family transposase has product MKSFENYFMNKQYDRVKQLGDKLAEIDPLIDWEAFRPVIRDMYYNQSERGGRPNNDEIVMIKMLVLQSWYGLSDPELERQANDRISFQKFLGFPERIPDRSTVWAFRERLIDTGKDEYIWKELQRQIDSKGLKVKEGVIQDATFITADPGHQRVNEPRGPEAKTRRNKEGEWSKKGGKSYFGYKLHTLADKDYDLIRRLETTTAEIHDSQIDLSKPGEVVYRDRGYFGAACKGYDATMKRAVRAHPLGIRDKNRNKRITRKRSAGERPYAVIKNIFKSGHHLVTTTLRVHTKNLFSCFCYNLLQLKTLQKINTT; this is encoded by the coding sequence ATGAAGTCTTTTGAGAATTATTTCATGAATAAGCAGTATGATCGCGTGAAACAGCTGGGTGATAAGCTTGCTGAGATTGATCCTCTTATTGATTGGGAAGCTTTCAGACCTGTTATTCGAGATATGTATTATAATCAGTCTGAACGTGGTGGTAGGCCTAATAATGATGAAATAGTTATGATAAAGATGTTGGTTTTGCAATCATGGTATGGTTTATCTGATCCTGAGCTTGAAAGACAAGCTAACGATCGAATATCCTTTCAAAAGTTCTTAGGATTCCCTGAAAGAATCCCAGACCGTTCCACGGTCTGGGCATTCAGAGAACGATTAATTGATACTGGTAAAGACGAATATATATGGAAAGAACTGCAAAGACAAATCGATTCCAAGGGACTAAAGGTCAAAGAAGGCGTTATACAGGATGCTACTTTCATTACAGCTGATCCTGGTCATCAAAGAGTTAATGAACCTCGTGGACCTGAAGCCAAAACCAGACGTAATAAAGAAGGAGAATGGTCTAAAAAAGGCGGTAAATCCTATTTTGGATATAAATTACATACACTGGCCGATAAGGATTATGATTTGATACGTAGACTGGAAACTACAACGGCTGAGATCCATGATAGTCAAATTGACCTCAGCAAACCTGGTGAAGTAGTTTATCGAGACCGTGGATACTTCGGAGCAGCCTGCAAAGGATATGATGCCACTATGAAACGTGCAGTGCGTGCACATCCATTGGGAATCCGGGATAAAAATCGCAACAAGCGAATCACCCGAAAAAGATCCGCCGGCGAACGGCCTTACGCCGTAATTAAAAACATATTCAAGTCAGGTCACCATTTAGTAACCACTACACTCAGAGTACACACCAAAAACCTGTTTTCATGCTTCTGTTACAACTTACTACAACTAAAAACCCTGCAAAAAATAAACACAACCTAG